The nucleotide window AAAAGAAAGAAAATCTATTCCCCCTGAGTTTAGACATAAACCCCCTCACGAGATTGTATTAGATGCGTGTGCTGATTTATCTAAAAAACTTGATAGAATAGAAAAGAAAGTTGATAAACTAAATAAATAGAAATTATTCCTCTTTCTCAATTTTTTCAGTAAACCTGCACTTAGGGTATTTATTACAACCCAAGAACGCACCATAAATAGATTTTCTAACAACTAATTGCCCTTCTTTACATTTAGGACATGGTTTCTCAACGTTTCCATTTTCTATATCATCAATCTCTTTTAGTTGTTCTTTAGTATGATTTTCCATCTTTCCAGAACATTTTGAATTTATACATAATTCTTGCGGCCTTTTTCTTTTCTTAATAATCAAAACCTTTGGCAACCCGCAAGTTTCACAAATATTTTTAGTGGGTTTGATTAAAGCAGCAGGTAATGAAAATATTGTTTTGCAATCAGGATATTTATCACAAGCTATAAAATGGCCAAATTTTCCTCTTCTAATAGATAAACTACCTTCTTTACAATTTGGACAGTTCCCAATATGAGTCATAACATTTATCGTTTCCCTATTAGCTGCTAAAAGTTCTTCTCCAACCTCCTTCTCATCTTTCTTAAATTTCTTTATAATATCTGTAACAATCTTTTTTGCTTCTTCAATAACTTCTTCTTTTGTTTTCTTAGACTCTCTTATCAAACTCATTTCCTCTTCAAAATGTCTTGTTAATTTTTCATTAACTAAAGTTTCGCAATGTTTTGCTAATGTTTCAGAAGTTCTTATTCCTAACTCAGTTGCTTCTATTGCCTTGCCATCAATATACCCCCTCTGAAATAAAGTATCTATAATCTGTGCTCTTGTAGATTTGGTTCCTAAATTCCTTTTTTCTAATTCTTTGATAATTGAACTCTCAGTATATCTTTTAGGAGGCGTTGTTTCCTTGTCCCATTTTGTAATTTTGCTAATATCGATTTTATCTCCTTTCTTCATATCTGGAAGCTCTTCTTCCTTAAACATTGCATACTTTCCATATAAGATATGCCACCCTTGTTCAACTGTTGTTGTACCTTTTGTAATAAATATCTCTTCTTTAACATCAATTTTCGCCTTAATTGTCTGTCTAACTGCAGAATCTCCAAAAGTAGCTAAAAATCTTCTAACAATTAAATCATATAATTTTAATTTTTCTTCTTCAGCTTTAGGAATTATCCCAGTAGGATAAATAGCAGGATGTGCAGGATCTGTTTTCTTACCATTGTTTGGCTTTAATGTTTTTTTCTTTAGTAAAAAATCAACACTTTCTTTATAATTTTTTGATTTTAAAAGTCCATTAAGTATTTTTTTATACTCAATCGATTCTGGTAATTGTTGTGAAGATGTTCTTGGATAAGAAATATTACCTCCAGTGTATAATTCTTGTGCAATTTCTAATGTTTTTTTAGGTGAAATCTTCAAACATTTATGTGCTTCTATTTGTAAAGAAGTTAAATCAAATGGTGTAGGAGGTTCTTGATTAAATTTTTTTGTTTCTGTCTCTTTAATTTTAGCTTGTTTTTCGTCTTTAATTTTATTTAATATTTTTTCTGCGTCTTTTTTATCAAAAATTTTATCTTTTTCATGCCACGCTTCAATATTCTGCTGATTAACTTTTCCATTTAGAGATAACATCCAATATGGGTCTGGAATAAATGCTTTGATTTCTTTTTCTTTATCTACTATCATCTTTAAAGAAGGACCTTGAACACGACCAGTTGACATTAATTTAAAACCGCCAGTAGTGCTTATTGCTTTTGTTAAAGCTTTAGATACGTTTACACCATAAAACCAATCAAGAAAATGTCTTGTTACACCAGCATTTGCCTGGCCCCAATCTAAAGTTGATTGTGCATTTTCATAAGACTTAACTAATTCATCTTTAGTTAATGTAGAGAATTTCATTCTCTTTGCATCATTCTTTTTACAGATAAACTTAACAATATTTAATCCAATTACCTCTCCTTCAATATCATAATCAGTTGCAACAGTAAAAGTATCTGCTTTTTTTGCTAATCTTTTCAAAACAGTTGTATATTTTTTACTAAATGCGCTGCCTTTATTTATATCATAAGTAGGAACCCATTCAATATCAAAAATTGGTAATGGTGCTCTTTTTTCTTTTTGTTTTAATCCATATAAATGACCAACAGCACACCCAACAATAATATCTTTGTCTCCATGAGTGATTTCATAAGATACAACTTTATTTGTTGTGTTTTTTATTGGTTTGCCATCTGCTAAAGCTTCTGCTATTTTATTCGCTGCATTCGGCTTTTCACATATGATTAGTTCTACCATTTTCTGACATAGATTCAAAATCATTTAAAAAGGCTTTGATTTTGGTATATTTTATATATCTCTTATAATTTTTTCAACTAAAATGAGGATACTGACTTTTATTGATTCACACGGGAGTGTAACTGCTCTAAAAAAAATAAAACAAAAAGCAAAACACGCAGATATTATAGTTTGTGGAGGAGATTTCACTATATTTGAGCAGGATATAAAACACATTTTACTAGAATTTAACAAACTAAAAAAAGATTTCTTAATTATTCATGGAAATCATGAAAGTGAAAATATAGTAAGACATTTATGTAATATACATAAAAATTTATTCTACTTGCATAATAAACACTTTATCAAAGATGATGTTTTGTTTATAGGTTGGGGTGGTGGTGGATTTAGCTTTAAGGACAAAGAATTTGAAATAGAAAGTAAAAAATTCAAGAAATTGATCAAAAAACATAAAGATAAAGCTGTTGTTTTGGTTGTACACGCTCCACCTTATAAAACAAAACTTGATAGAATAGACCATGGTCACTATGGTAATAAATCTTTCAGAGATTTTATCAAAGAAAATAAAATTGATTTGGTTTTATGCGGTCATTTCCACGAAAACAACAATAAAAAAGATAAAATAAAGGTTTCAACTATTATTAATCCTGGCCCTTATGGAAGATTAATCAATCTTTAGAAAGCAAAACAACTCTTGATTCTTTTTTTTCATCAATAATTTTATAACCAGTTAATTTAGCTAATTTTTGTGCAAATTTCTTAACTTCATTATGATAAGGCATATTTTGAATTTCTAATCTTTCCCGACTATAACCCACCCACATATAAGATTTGCATTCAATTTTCTTTGGTTTATATTTCTTAATCAATAAAGCATATTCCTCAACCTTATCCATATTAATGTCTTTTGTTAATGTCAATCTAAATATGTTCCTCTTAAATTTGCTAACTAATTCTAAACTTTGAAGTATTTTTTTCCAACCATCCTTTATCAAAGGATTACAAACCCTAACATAAGTTTCTTCATCTGGTGCAGGCAAGGTAATATAAACTTGTGTTGGTTGTGCTTTTTTCTCTATTAATTTCTTTAACATACTAGGATTAGTACCGTTTGTAACTAAAAAAGAATTTATCTTTCTTTTTTTAAGCTCTAAAATAAGCTCAGGAAGTTTTGGGTACATTGTTGGTTCACCTGAAAGAGAAATAGCAAACTGTTGGGGTTTGTTGGTTTCTTTTAATTTCTTTTTATCTACTTTTTTATATCCGTGATAACCCTCTAAACTAGCAATAAATTCTTTAATACATCCATCTACTATAAATTTAGGATCGTCAACTTTCCCGCTCCATCTTGGGTTTGTAAAATCAATATCACGCCAGCACCAAACACACCTATGAGTGCATGTATTCAGAGCAGGCGTCATCTGTACACACAAATGGCATTTTGTATCATAAAATTTTTCTTTATAACAAACATCTTCTCCTCTTAATGATTTTCTAGTCCAACCACAAACTTTAACAGCAGAATGATTACCAACTAACCTATATCCTTGTTTTTTCAAATCCTTCTTCTTTATATCAGATGACATTTTAGGTAAAACACAAACTTATTAAACCTTAAATATCTTTTTATTATTTATGGAAGTGAAAGAAGTTATTAAAAAATTAGAAGAAAGTTCTAAGTTTAAAAAAGATAAAAAAAGTTATCTTGCTCATTTATTTAAAATGGTTGATGACTTAAACAAAGGTGATTGGCAGATTGGTTATTATAATGATGATAATACAATAACTACTTATGTTATTGAAGATGATAAAATCAATGTAATACCTTCACAAGAAGTTTTTCAAAAAACACAGAAGAAAGTAAAAAAACTGAATATGAACAAGGTTAAGATGGATATTGATAAAGCATTAGATATCTCTAAAGAATTTCAACAAAAGAAATTTTCTACAGATCCTCCATTAAAAATAATGGTGATATTACAAAATATAGCTAATAACACTATCTACAATGTGACCTATATAACAAGATCTTTTAAAACTCTTAACATAAAAATAGACGCTGTTAATGGCAAAATTATAAACCATGAACTAACAAACATGTTACAATTCCAGGGAAAAGCATCTTAGTTCTCATTTTGCCATTGCAACAAACATGGCTTATTCTAAATATATATCTTAAAGTTGTTTTTTGAAAACTATATTTTCCAGTTTAGTTTTATTTATATACTAGTTCTTTCTATATAAAATTGGGTTCTGGGAAAAGAGGTGAAGAGATTTGAAGAAAGATGACGTTAAACCAATCAGTTATAATACAATAAGAAAAAACAAGACACTTGGCTCTTTTTTTGGAACACATGAAGAAGACGAAGAAGAATCAAAACAATAAATTAGTTCTTTAAAATGGAAGTAAAAATTCAAAAAATAGAAGATGTAAATTTACCCCATTATGCTAATGAACATGATGCTGGATTAGATATCTATTCTGCTGAAGATTTAATACTAAAAAAAGGCGAAAAAAGGGTTGTTAAAAGTGGTGTTAAAATGGCCATTCCAGAAGGTTTTGTTGGATTGATATGGGATAAAAGCGGATTAGCAGCCAAAAAAGGTATTCATGTTATGGCGGGTGTAATCGATTCAGGATATAGAGGAGAAATAGGTGTTGTATTAAAAAATTTAGGGGAAGAAGATTTCCATGTTGAAAAAAATATGAAGATTGCCCAAATGCTTATACAACCGATTATAACTGCTAAGATTATTGAATCCGATTCCTTGGAAGATTCTGAGCGAGGAGAAGGTGGATTTGGTAGTTCTGGTTTAAAGTAAATCTTTTGCTTTATCCCAAAGAAGTTTTTGAATTTCTTCAATTGTTTTTAATTTATTATCTGGAGCACATTCTATAACTATCCAATTATATTTTTCTATTAAAGTTCTATATGTTTTTGTTGCATCTTTTAGATGTTCTAGATCTTCTTCATGCAAATCTCTTTTACTGCCATTAACATAATCTCTATGGCCTTTTTTATCTACTAATTTTTGACCTATTTCAGGAGGCACATATAAAATAATATTTGCTGTTGGTTTTGGAATTTTAAAAATATTAAACTCTAAATCTTCAAGCCATTCTAAAAATGTATCTCTTTCTTCTTTATCTTCTATTTTTCCTCCTTGGTGAGCCATACTTGATGCAACATATCTATTTGCAATTACTATCTTGCCTTGTTTAAGCCATTCCTTTATTTTCATAGAAGCAACATACCTATCACATGCATAAAAAATAGAAGGCACATAAGGTCCTGTCTCTTTTGCTGAACCAAACTTACCATTTAAATATTCTTCAATTAAAAAAGCACTTTTTTCTCCGTATCTTGGGAAGTCAATGATCTCTACATCATAATTTTCTTTTTTAAGTTTTTCAACAAGAAGTTTTGTCTGAGTGGCTTTGCCACTTCCATCTGTTCCATCAACAACAATTAGCTTGCCTGAACTCATTTTATAATATCTTAAGAAAATCAATAGTTTATATACCTTTTGATATGATAAAATTATTTAAGGTTTACTAAAAAATGATTACAATAACTTTTTATATAAGTTAATATTTTATTAAAAAATGGATAAAGAGTTACTTGAAAAAAAGACAAACTTGCTTCTTGGAATTTTTATAGCAGCACTAATAGCAGCAAATCTTTTAGGAAGCAAAGTTACAACAATTTTTGGTATTGTAACTTCTGTTGGAATTTTTGCCTATCCAATTACATTCTTAATAACTGATATTATCGAAGAGGTGAGAGGTAAAAAAGTTACTAAATCGTTTATCCATGCAGGATTATTTGCATTAATTTTAACATTAATACTTGTAGCAATTGGTATTGTTATGCCTCCTGCTTCATTTTATCAAAGTAATGAAGCTTATAAAACTATATTCCAAAATTCAATGAGAGTTATAATAGCAAGCATAACTGCCTTCCTAATCAGCCAATATCATGATATATGGGCCTTTAATTTTTTGAAAAAGAAGACAAAAAAGAAACACTTATGGTTAAGAAATAATTTATCTACAAGTGTATCTCAGTTAATAGACACAACAATTTTTATCTTTATAGCGTTCTATGCTACAACACCACAATACACAGTAATAAGGATGATTCAAATGATAATTCCTTATTGGACACTAAAGGTCTTATTTGCTGTTGTTGATACTCCTCTTGTTTACCTTGGAGTTAAATGGATCAGGTCTGATAAAAGAAAAAGCCTCACCAACAGTAAAAATTGATCCAGTCAAAACAATAAGATCTTCTTTACTTGCTTTTATTTTGGCATATTCTAAAGCATCTCTAATATCATCAATTATGTCTACCTCTTTTCCTATAAAATCAGCAATTTCTCCAGGATCAGCAGCTCTTGTTACATGTGGTTTTGTTATTATTATTTCTTTTGCAATAGGTTCTAAATTTTTACAAATACCTTTAATATCTTTATCTTTCATTATTCCTACAATAAAATAAATATTTTTGTAATTTAATTTCTTTATCTCTCTAGCAAGAGTTTTTGCCCCACAAGGATTATGTGCACAATCAAAAAGAATATTTCCATTTACAAATTCAAATCTCCCTGGCCATTTAGCATTCATCAACCCATCAACAACAGATTTGTTACTTATTTTATATCCTTTCTCTCTCAAAACATCAACAACACCTAATGCAAGTGAAGCATTTTGATGCTGAAAATTTCCTTTAAGTGAAATTTTAAGTTTTTTGGGTTTTACAAGATGAAGTTTACACTTTTCTAATTTGCACGTTTTTTTTAATACATTTAACCCTTTACAATCGCTCAAAGTAACTAAAGGAATGTTTTGTTTTACTATGCCTGATTTCTCAAATGCGATCTTTTCTAATGTATCTCCCAAATGTTCTGTGTGTTCTAGTCCTATATTTGTTATAACGGAAACTTCAGGAGTTATAACATTTGTTGCATCAAGACGCCCCCCTAAACCAACCTCTACAAGAACAATATCGACCTTTTTCTTTTTAAAATAAAGAAAAGCCAAAGCAGTAACAACTTCAAAAAAAGTGTGATCTTTAACAAAGGGTTTTATTTTTGACAATAAAGATGATATCTCTTTTCTCTCTATTTTTTTCCCATTTATTTTTATTCTCTCTCTAAAACTAACAAGATGGGGGCTTGTGTAAACACCAACTTTATATCCTTCTTTTTCAAGAATTGATGAAAGAAAAGAACAAACAGAGCCTTTCCCATTTGTTCCTGCTACATGTATTGACTTAAAATCATTTTGAGGGTTTCCAAGATGGTCCATTAGATCTCTTATATTTTTTAAACCCAACTTCATACCAAAAAACTTTCTATTAAAAAGATATTTTAAGGATTTTTCATAATTCATATTAATAGAACTTGAAATTATTACAAAGTTCAAGAACTTTCTGTTTTGTTCTAACTCTTAATTCACTATCTGAAAGATTATTGATAATATCTGCCATATATTTACCAACTTCTTCCATCTCTCCTTCTTTCATCCCCCTTGTAGTCAAGATAGGAGTTCCAAGTCTAATTCCAGATGGTTTAAAAGGAGTAGAAGGATCAAAAGGAATTGTATTTGCATTTGTTATAATTCCTGCTTCTTCCAAAGCAATTGCTGCTTCTTTTCCCAAACCAGGTTTGCCAACAGATTTTGTTTTAATTAAATCTATTAAAATTAAATGATTATCTGTTCCGTTTGAAACAATCTTAATTCCTTCTGACATCAATTTTTCAGCCAAAGCCTTAGCATTT belongs to Candidatus Woesearchaeota archaeon B3_Woes and includes:
- the topA gene encoding DNA topoisomerase I, which codes for MILNLCQKMVELIICEKPNAANKIAEALADGKPIKNTTNKVVSYEITHGDKDIIVGCAVGHLYGLKQKEKRAPLPIFDIEWVPTYDINKGSAFSKKYTTVLKRLAKKADTFTVATDYDIEGEVIGLNIVKFICKKNDAKRMKFSTLTKDELVKSYENAQSTLDWGQANAGVTRHFLDWFYGVNVSKALTKAISTTGGFKLMSTGRVQGPSLKMIVDKEKEIKAFIPDPYWMLSLNGKVNQQNIEAWHEKDKIFDKKDAEKILNKIKDEKQAKIKETETKKFNQEPPTPFDLTSLQIEAHKCLKISPKKTLEIAQELYTGGNISYPRTSSQQLPESIEYKKILNGLLKSKNYKESVDFLLKKKTLKPNNGKKTDPAHPAIYPTGIIPKAEEEKLKLYDLIVRRFLATFGDSAVRQTIKAKIDVKEEIFITKGTTTVEQGWHILYGKYAMFKEEELPDMKKGDKIDISKITKWDKETTPPKRYTESSIIKELEKRNLGTKSTRAQIIDTLFQRGYIDGKAIEATELGIRTSETLAKHCETLVNEKLTRHFEEEMSLIRESKKTKEEVIEEAKKIVTDIIKKFKKDEKEVGEELLAANRETINVMTHIGNCPNCKEGSLSIRRGKFGHFIACDKYPDCKTIFSLPAALIKPTKNICETCGLPKVLIIKKRKRPQELCINSKCSGKMENHTKEQLKEIDDIENGNVEKPCPKCKEGQLVVRKSIYGAFLGCNKYPKCRFTEKIEKEE
- a CDS encoding 4-demethylwyosine synthase TYW1 gives rise to the protein MSSDIKKKDLKKQGYRLVGNHSAVKVCGWTRKSLRGEDVCYKEKFYDTKCHLCVQMTPALNTCTHRCVWCWRDIDFTNPRWSGKVDDPKFIVDGCIKEFIASLEGYHGYKKVDKKKLKETNKPQQFAISLSGEPTMYPKLPELILELKKRKINSFLVTNGTNPSMLKKLIEKKAQPTQVYITLPAPDEETYVRVCNPLIKDGWKKILQSLELVSKFKRNIFRLTLTKDINMDKVEEYALLIKKYKPKKIECKSYMWVGYSRERLEIQNMPYHNEVKKFAQKLAKLTGYKIIDEKKESRVVLLSKD
- a CDS encoding deoxyuridine 5'-triphosphate nucleotidohydrolase, giving the protein MEVKIQKIEDVNLPHYANEHDAGLDIYSAEDLILKKGEKRVVKSGVKMAIPEGFVGLIWDKSGLAAKKGIHVMAGVIDSGYRGEIGVVLKNLGEEDFHVEKNMKIAQMLIQPIITAKIIESDSLEDSERGEGGFGSSGLK
- a CDS encoding thymidylate kinase, with protein sequence MSSGKLIVVDGTDGSGKATQTKLLVEKLKKENYDVEIIDFPRYGEKSAFLIEEYLNGKFGSAKETGPYVPSIFYACDRYVASMKIKEWLKQGKIVIANRYVASSMAHQGGKIEDKEERDTFLEWLEDLEFNIFKIPKPTANIILYVPPEIGQKLVDKKGHRDYVNGSKRDLHEEDLEHLKDATKTYRTLIEKYNWIVIECAPDNKLKTIEEIQKLLWDKAKDLL
- a CDS encoding transporter encodes the protein MDKELLEKKTNLLLGIFIAALIAANLLGSKVTTIFGIVTSVGIFAYPITFLITDIIEEVRGKKVTKSFIHAGLFALILTLILVAIGIVMPPASFYQSNEAYKTIFQNSMRVIIASITAFLISQYHDIWAFNFLKKKTKKKHLWLRNNLSTSVSQLIDTTIFIFIAFYATTPQYTVIRMIQMIIPYWTLKVLFAVVDTPLVYLGVKWIRSDKRKSLTNSKN
- a CDS encoding bifunctional folylpolyglutamate synthase/dihydrofolate synthase, whose amino-acid sequence is MNYEKSLKYLFNRKFFGMKLGLKNIRDLMDHLGNPQNDFKSIHVAGTNGKGSVCSFLSSILEKEGYKVGVYTSPHLVSFRERIKINGKKIERKEISSLLSKIKPFVKDHTFFEVVTALAFLYFKKKKVDIVLVEVGLGGRLDATNVITPEVSVITNIGLEHTEHLGDTLEKIAFEKSGIVKQNIPLVTLSDCKGLNVLKKTCKLEKCKLHLVKPKKLKISLKGNFQHQNASLALGVVDVLREKGYKISNKSVVDGLMNAKWPGRFEFVNGNILFDCAHNPCGAKTLAREIKKLNYKNIYFIVGIMKDKDIKGICKNLEPIAKEIIITKPHVTRAADPGEIADFIGKEVDIIDDIRDALEYAKIKASKEDLIVLTGSIFTVGEAFSFIRPDPFNSKVNKRSINNSK